From a single Raphanus sativus cultivar WK10039 chromosome 3, ASM80110v3, whole genome shotgun sequence genomic region:
- the LOC108846285 gene encoding uncharacterized protein LOC108846285, with amino-acid sequence MARMIGPFEVLPAILVFPVRVSASPSLGTIYEEKDDEKFIQPEIKAREL; translated from the coding sequence ATGGCGAGGATGATCGGACCTTTTGAAGTCCTACCGGCGATTCTTGTTTTCCCGGTGAGGGTCTCAGCTTCGCCTTCTTTGGGGACGATATACGAGGAGAAAGATGATGAAAAATTTATTCAACCAGAGATCAAGGCTCGAGAGTTGTAG
- the LOC108844657 gene encoding fasciclin-like arabinogalactan protein 11, with the protein MAILRKFISSNLFIFFLVIATTNGQAPAPTPSGSTNITAVLEKAGQFTMFIRLLKSTQAADQINTQLNSSSSQGLTVFAPTDNAFSSLKSGTLNSLSDQQKVQLVQFHVLPTLLTMPQFQTVSNPLRTQAGDGQNGEFPLNITSSGNQVNITTGVVSATVANSVYSDKQLAVYQVDQVLLPLAMFGSSSAAPAPAPEKGGSVTTGSASGSDGGGDTSTDSSDAERIRYGIIATVAAIAASSLWI; encoded by the coding sequence atggctattttgagaaaatttatTTCCTCAaacctcttcatcttcttcctggTTATAGCTACAACCAATGGTCAGGCTCCAGCTCCAACCCCTTCCGGTTCAACCAACATAACCGCAGTTCTAGAAAAGGCTGGTCAATTCACAATGTTCATAAGACTCCTCAAGAGCACCCAAGCCGCAGACCAAATCAACACTCAGCTCAATTCATCCTCGAGCCAAGGCCTAACCGTGTTTGCCCCAACCGATAACGCCTTTAGCAGCCTCAAATCCGGAACCTTAAACTCATTATCTGACCAGCAAAAAGTTCAGCTTGTTCAGTTCCATGTCCTTCCTACACTCTTAACCATGCCTCAGTTTCAAACTGTCAGTAACCCCTTACGCACGCAAGCTGGCGATGGACAGAACGGTGAATTCCCTCTTAACATCACTAGCTCTGGTAACCAAGTCAACATCACCACGGGTGTTGTGAGCGCCACCGTGGCTAACTCTGTCTACAGCGACAAGCAGCTCGCCGTGTATCAAGTGGATCAAGTTTTGTTACCATTAGCAATGTTTGGTTCAAGCTCGGCGGCTCCTGCTCCGGCGCCTGAGAAAGGCGGCTCGGTTACGACAGGTTCAGCTTCCGGTAGCGACGGTGGTGGAGATACGTCTACTGATTCATCTGATGCAGAGAGGATCAGATACGGGATAATCGCCACCGTGGCAGCCATCGCTGCTTCTTCACTGTGGATATaa
- the LOC108846107 gene encoding uncharacterized protein LOC108846107, which translates to MCFFENRGDRDSMVVKMDVAWWMESPPPQIIFPEKPSTCPILETIIEEQETEEDDQEHDNKDV; encoded by the coding sequence ATGTGTTTCTTTGAGAATCGCGGCGATAGAGATTCTATGGTGGTGAAGATGGATGTGGCATGGTGGATGGAGTCGCCTCCTCCGCAGATAATTTTTCCCGAGAAACCATCTACTTGTCCGATTCTCGAGACGATTATAGAAGAACAAGAGACTGAAGAAGACGATCAAGAACATGATAACAAAGATGTTTAA